One window of the Arthrobacter sp. D5-1 genome contains the following:
- a CDS encoding UDP-N-acetylglucosamine 1-carboxyvinyltransferase yields the protein MTQPTAEHVGLLLRNARGEKGWTQGQLATALGTSQSAIARMEQGKQNLSLRMIERLEAIFGRSIVKVGKPQMTHLRVEGGRTLSGEVDVNSSKNAGVALLCASLINRGTTTLRRLARIEEVNRIVEVLTSIGVECTWLNGSDLRIRRPEVLDLGSMDVDAARRTRSVIMLLGPLLDETSEYLLPYAGGCDLGTRTVEPHMQALRQFGLEVEAKSGFYSVAAPPADDHHRSFVLTERGDTVTENAIMAAAHREGTTVIRNASPNYMVQDLCFYLQGLGVEIEGVGTTTLKITGRSAIDVEIEYFPSEDPIEAMSLITAGIVTNSEVTIRRVPIEFMEIELATLEQMGQNLEISGEYMARNGRTRLVDVTTKPSELRAPQDKIHPMPFPGLNIDNLPFFAVIAGNAEGQTMIHDWVYENRAIYLTELNKLGAQVQLLDPHRIYVNGPTKWRAAEIGCPPALRPAACLLLAMLAARGTSELRNIYVIERGYEDLAERLNTIGAKIEYFQD from the coding sequence ATGACGCAACCTACCGCTGAACACGTAGGCCTTCTGCTCCGCAACGCCCGTGGCGAAAAAGGATGGACGCAGGGGCAGTTGGCTACCGCGCTTGGAACCAGCCAGAGCGCGATCGCCCGGATGGAGCAAGGTAAACAGAATCTCAGCCTCCGGATGATCGAACGGCTTGAGGCAATATTCGGCCGATCAATCGTCAAAGTGGGCAAGCCACAGATGACCCACCTCCGGGTGGAGGGCGGCAGGACCCTGTCCGGCGAAGTGGATGTCAACAGCAGCAAGAATGCCGGCGTGGCGCTTTTGTGCGCCAGCCTCATCAACCGCGGAACCACCACGTTGCGCCGCTTGGCCCGCATCGAAGAAGTCAACAGGATTGTTGAAGTACTGACCTCCATTGGCGTCGAATGTACCTGGCTCAACGGAAGTGACCTCCGCATCCGCAGGCCCGAAGTTTTGGACCTTGGGTCCATGGACGTGGACGCCGCCCGCCGTACCCGCAGCGTCATCATGCTGCTGGGGCCGCTCCTGGACGAGACCAGTGAGTATTTGCTGCCCTACGCTGGTGGCTGCGACCTCGGAACGCGCACAGTGGAGCCGCATATGCAGGCCCTGCGCCAGTTCGGGCTTGAGGTCGAAGCGAAGTCCGGGTTCTACTCCGTAGCTGCGCCCCCGGCCGATGACCACCACCGTTCCTTCGTCCTCACCGAACGTGGCGACACCGTTACTGAGAACGCCATCATGGCCGCCGCGCACCGCGAGGGCACCACCGTGATCCGCAACGCCAGCCCCAACTACATGGTCCAGGACCTCTGCTTCTACTTGCAGGGCCTGGGCGTTGAAATCGAGGGCGTCGGCACCACCACCCTGAAGATCACTGGCCGTTCCGCCATTGATGTGGAGATCGAGTACTTCCCGTCCGAGGACCCCATCGAGGCCATGAGCCTGATCACCGCGGGCATCGTGACCAACTCCGAGGTCACCATCCGCCGGGTTCCCATCGAATTCATGGAGATCGAGCTGGCTACGTTGGAGCAGATGGGCCAGAACCTCGAAATCTCCGGCGAATACATGGCACGCAATGGCCGGACCCGTTTGGTGGACGTCACCACCAAGCCTTCCGAGCTCCGCGCGCCGCAGGACAAGATCCACCCCATGCCGTTCCCGGGCCTGAACATCGACAACCTGCCGTTCTTCGCTGTGATCGCGGGCAACGCCGAGGGCCAGACCATGATCCACGACTGGGTCTACGAGAACCGTGCCATTTACTTGACGGAACTCAACAAGCTGGGCGCCCAGGTGCAACTGCTGGATCCGCACCGGATTTACGTCAACGGACCCACTAAGTGGCGCGCTGCCGAAATCGGCTGCCCGCCTGCCCTGCGCCCTGCCGCCTGCTTGCTCCTGGCAATGCTCGCTGCCCGGGGCACGTCCGAGCTCCGCAACATCTACGTGATCGAGCGTGGCTACGAGGACCTGGCCGAGCGGTTGAACACCATCGGCGCCAAGATCGAGTACTTCCAGGACTAG
- a CDS encoding WXG100 family type VII secretion target, whose protein sequence is MPFYGADVDQLKALSKALANGASLLTNRARELDSLIGHGMTGQGGGWQGQDAKRFAADWQGRLRPLLERTTQGLEEASQSVLTNANQQSSASTEGSADSGSSGSSSGGSGSSSANSTNTGNDATTKTSANPNPDQPTPQEILDEYQVSDAETTMWPGDWDPLRFVVDQREVTEKEAELLNGLGPFEMNAFKDIHDDAFSTADDRFPSADRNDDQNDAFRHAYWNALMVREFGADWAEDYATAHEQLPGNPAPREAMDLYNNEVGRNVAIANPDASAEELADLIEEAVNNGDTVVVGQDLLPHPSNEVPMDQTGDANNAEPAPGEDPEFNDESRTTS, encoded by the coding sequence ATGCCTTTCTACGGCGCCGACGTCGACCAACTCAAAGCACTCTCCAAGGCCTTGGCCAACGGTGCGTCACTGCTGACCAACCGGGCCCGGGAACTCGACTCCTTGATCGGCCATGGCATGACCGGCCAAGGCGGCGGCTGGCAGGGCCAGGATGCCAAGCGTTTTGCCGCAGATTGGCAGGGCCGCCTGCGGCCGTTGCTGGAGAGGACTACGCAAGGCCTGGAAGAGGCATCACAGTCCGTGCTCACCAATGCCAACCAGCAGTCATCCGCGTCCACGGAGGGGAGTGCTGATTCAGGCAGTTCCGGCAGCAGCTCGGGCGGTTCCGGCAGCAGCTCCGCCAATTCCACCAACACCGGGAACGACGCCACCACCAAAACCTCGGCCAATCCGAACCCCGACCAGCCAACACCGCAGGAAATCCTGGACGAATACCAGGTCAGCGACGCCGAGACCACCATGTGGCCCGGGGACTGGGACCCCCTGCGCTTCGTGGTTGACCAAAGGGAGGTCACCGAGAAGGAAGCGGAACTCCTCAACGGGCTGGGTCCTTTCGAGATGAACGCCTTCAAAGACATTCATGATGACGCCTTCAGCACTGCCGACGACCGCTTCCCCAGCGCCGACCGCAACGATGACCAGAACGATGCCTTCCGTCACGCATATTGGAACGCACTCATGGTCAGGGAGTTCGGCGCGGACTGGGCGGAGGACTACGCCACGGCGCACGAGCAACTCCCCGGCAACCCCGCGCCCCGCGAAGCCATGGATCTGTACAACAATGAGGTGGGCCGCAACGTGGCCATAGCCAACCCGGATGCCAGCGCTGAGGAGCTTGCAGACTTGATCGAAGAAGCCGTGAACAACGGCGACACTGTGGTGGTGGGACAGGACCTGCTGCCCCACCCTTCCAACGAGGTCCCCATGGACCAGACCGGCGACGCCAACAATGCCGAGCCCGCCCCGGGCGAGGATCCGGAGTTCAATGACGAGTCGAGGACTACGTCGTGA
- a CDS encoding siderophore-interacting protein — protein sequence MKRNWEGVVLKVMGAKDFTLEVTGKEEITPDFLRVHVRDGGLLERSGLHPTMWIRLWFDDSGKAHQRAYTLVNASPADGTFSMDFAMHHGVAADWARSVQAGDTIDATVQGSSFTFPQPAPRRMWVVGDPASIPAINSLLDEREVTAAGSAPVTAWLEYQHDADPSIEVRTSGSDVVSWVPRKRDGAALVDEVCDALTAETVSVDHDFFWIACEASSTRAIVKHLRKTLGVDKHRIDALGYWRV from the coding sequence TTGAAGCGCAATTGGGAAGGCGTCGTGCTCAAAGTCATGGGCGCCAAGGATTTCACGCTGGAAGTCACCGGGAAGGAAGAAATCACCCCGGACTTCCTCCGCGTGCACGTGCGCGACGGTGGACTGCTGGAGCGAAGCGGGCTGCATCCCACCATGTGGATCCGGCTGTGGTTCGATGATTCCGGAAAGGCCCACCAGCGTGCCTACACCCTGGTCAACGCTTCCCCTGCGGACGGCACATTCAGCATGGACTTCGCGATGCACCACGGGGTTGCCGCCGACTGGGCCCGCTCCGTCCAGGCCGGCGACACCATCGACGCCACCGTGCAGGGCAGTTCCTTCACGTTCCCGCAGCCCGCTCCGCGCCGGATGTGGGTAGTGGGCGATCCCGCCTCCATCCCGGCCATCAACTCGCTGCTGGACGAGCGGGAAGTTACGGCCGCGGGCTCGGCTCCGGTGACCGCCTGGCTTGAATACCAGCACGACGCCGACCCCTCGATTGAGGTGCGGACGTCAGGGTCCGACGTCGTCAGCTGGGTTCCGCGCAAACGCGACGGTGCCGCATTGGTTGACGAAGTCTGCGATGCGCTCACTGCGGAGACTGTGTCCGTGGATCACGACTTCTTCTGGATCGCCTGCGAAGCCTCCAGCACCCGCGCAATCGTGAAACACCTGCGGAAGACGCTGGGCGTGGACAAGCACCGGATCGATGCCCTGGGATACTGGCGCGTCTAG
- a CDS encoding penicillin acylase family protein, which yields MTPAPTHLSAPAGGPGTYRDQWGIPHLWADSSDDLAFLQGMNAATDRSWQIELERWRSEGRTAEVLGADVVVWDRFARQARLDDTARRCFENLDAETQRWCGQYVAGINQALADGLRGGPEFDESACTPEPWNPWTPLGVFLVHHILFSTFPNKLFRAHIARTLGDDAVSLFSIEAPVWSGSNAWAAHGSTTASGLPLIAGDPHRLMELPGVYQQIRLACPDFDAIGFAFPGVPGLPHFAHTGHTAWAITNAMADYQDLFEEELRRVTDATGERVEARGAAGWETAVVSAQTITVRDGEPVTVEVIETARGSVISEAPDGEALSLRFPARVEGRLGFEALLPLLRSRSVSEVEAAFDAWVEPVNSVVAGDTSGAVRHFVAGLVPQRNPANRRLPAPAFSARHEWDGQYVILPRTEVEQYAVSANDRAAGGGDAVAMEFAPAHRALRIRGLLESAPGPLSVNDMQAIHTDTLLGPWPLFRSVLSGLDADELSREAAGLRSLLLEWDGHMDAGSHHAAVFAEWRGSLVQRLANHPAFAPLNEPTGYSPLFGPWLSVASRIGFALETLLVRGSELGISVDTEAATALEDAALEQSGLRSWGDRHTLLAVHVLPGPLASAAPTVALSGDTGCVLCTESLPGVDDRSFRGPAARYIWDLSERRNSRWIVPFGASGTPGHQHFADQLPLWTAGELAPVVTDWPELIKDNP from the coding sequence ATGACGCCTGCCCCGACGCACCTTTCTGCCCCGGCAGGCGGCCCCGGAACCTACCGTGATCAGTGGGGAATCCCCCATTTGTGGGCGGATTCCTCCGACGATCTCGCCTTCCTCCAAGGCATGAACGCAGCCACTGACCGCTCCTGGCAGATCGAGCTGGAACGGTGGCGCTCCGAGGGCCGCACAGCTGAGGTCCTGGGTGCCGACGTTGTGGTCTGGGACCGGTTCGCACGGCAAGCCCGGCTGGATGACACCGCGCGCCGCTGCTTCGAGAACCTCGACGCCGAGACTCAGCGTTGGTGCGGACAGTACGTGGCCGGCATCAACCAAGCGCTGGCAGACGGACTCCGCGGCGGCCCCGAATTCGACGAGTCCGCCTGCACGCCGGAGCCATGGAACCCGTGGACACCGCTGGGCGTCTTCCTGGTCCATCACATCCTCTTCTCCACGTTCCCCAACAAACTGTTCAGGGCCCACATCGCGCGGACATTGGGCGACGACGCCGTGAGCCTGTTCAGCATCGAGGCTCCCGTCTGGTCAGGAAGCAACGCCTGGGCCGCGCACGGCTCGACGACGGCGAGCGGCCTCCCGCTGATCGCCGGCGACCCCCACCGCCTCATGGAACTCCCCGGCGTGTACCAGCAGATACGGCTTGCCTGCCCGGACTTCGACGCCATCGGTTTCGCGTTCCCGGGTGTCCCCGGCCTCCCGCATTTCGCCCACACCGGGCATACCGCTTGGGCCATCACCAATGCCATGGCCGACTACCAGGATCTCTTCGAGGAAGAACTGCGCCGGGTCACGGACGCCACAGGGGAACGCGTCGAGGCGCGCGGAGCGGCAGGTTGGGAAACCGCCGTCGTGAGTGCCCAAACCATCACCGTCCGCGACGGTGAGCCGGTCACCGTGGAGGTCATCGAGACCGCGCGAGGTTCCGTGATCTCTGAAGCGCCCGACGGCGAGGCGCTGAGTTTGCGCTTCCCTGCCCGCGTTGAGGGGCGGCTTGGTTTTGAGGCCCTCCTGCCGCTGCTTCGGAGCCGGAGCGTCTCCGAGGTGGAAGCGGCGTTCGACGCCTGGGTGGAGCCCGTCAACAGCGTGGTGGCCGGGGACACGTCCGGAGCAGTGCGGCACTTTGTTGCCGGTCTTGTTCCGCAGCGCAATCCCGCCAACAGGAGGTTGCCTGCCCCGGCCTTTTCAGCCCGTCATGAGTGGGACGGTCAGTACGTCATCCTGCCCCGCACGGAGGTGGAGCAGTACGCCGTGAGCGCGAACGACCGCGCGGCGGGAGGTGGCGACGCCGTGGCCATGGAGTTCGCCCCCGCGCATCGGGCGTTGCGCATCCGTGGGTTGCTAGAGTCGGCTCCGGGGCCGTTGTCCGTGAATGACATGCAGGCTATCCATACGGACACGCTCCTGGGTCCGTGGCCGTTGTTCCGGTCGGTGTTGTCAGGCCTGGACGCTGATGAATTGTCCCGGGAAGCCGCGGGACTGCGTTCGCTGCTGCTGGAGTGGGACGGCCACATGGATGCCGGGAGCCATCACGCCGCAGTGTTTGCGGAGTGGCGGGGCTCATTGGTCCAGCGCCTGGCAAACCATCCCGCATTTGCCCCCTTGAACGAGCCAACGGGCTACTCGCCCTTGTTCGGACCGTGGTTGTCAGTGGCATCCCGGATCGGCTTTGCGCTTGAGACCCTGCTGGTGCGCGGCTCAGAACTCGGCATCAGCGTCGATACAGAAGCCGCCACAGCGCTTGAGGACGCTGCGTTGGAGCAGTCCGGGCTGCGCTCCTGGGGCGACCGGCACACATTGTTGGCCGTCCACGTCCTCCCCGGCCCACTCGCGTCAGCGGCACCCACGGTGGCCCTCAGCGGAGATACGGGCTGTGTGCTCTGCACCGAGAGCCTCCCCGGTGTTGACGACCGAAGCTTCCGTGGTCCAGCGGCCCGTTACATCTGGGACTTGTCCGAGCGGCGCAACAGCCGCTGGATCGTGCCCTTCGGTGCCTCCGGTACGCCCGGCCACCAACACTTTGCCGACCAACTCCCGCTCTGGACTGCAGGGGAACTCGCCCCGGTAGTCACTGACTGGCCTGAATTGATCAAAGACAATCCCTGA
- a CDS encoding GNAT family N-acetyltransferase has product MTTATQDFSVRTTVYSEDLEGWGALRLVPLVPAEDIDLIFEWVTQPRARFWGMMENSREEVQGIYEFLDSLETHHAFLAVLDGEPLALFQTYEPLHDPVGEAYPAREADIGMHLLLAPATRPIPHFTPRLGTALIKYMFSLPGKDRIVVEPDSRNAKALRRLEATCFELGPIIQLAEKEAQLGFLTRAGFDEIQEQQAP; this is encoded by the coding sequence ATGACCACCGCCACCCAGGACTTCTCTGTCCGTACCACCGTCTACTCCGAAGACCTCGAAGGATGGGGCGCGCTGCGGCTTGTTCCGCTTGTTCCCGCCGAGGACATCGACCTCATCTTCGAATGGGTCACCCAGCCCCGCGCCAGGTTTTGGGGAATGATGGAGAATTCCCGCGAAGAAGTCCAGGGGATCTACGAATTCCTTGATTCCCTGGAGACCCACCACGCGTTCCTGGCCGTCCTTGATGGCGAACCGCTGGCCCTTTTCCAGACGTACGAACCACTGCACGACCCCGTGGGCGAGGCCTACCCCGCACGCGAGGCTGACATTGGCATGCATTTGCTCCTGGCCCCGGCCACCCGGCCCATCCCGCATTTCACTCCGAGGCTCGGCACAGCACTGATCAAGTACATGTTCAGCCTGCCCGGCAAGGACCGGATCGTGGTGGAGCCGGACTCACGCAACGCCAAGGCCCTGCGCCGTTTGGAGGCGACATGCTTCGAGTTGGGACCCATCATCCAGCTTGCCGAGAAGGAAGCCCAACTCGGATTCCTGACCCGGGCAGGCTTCGACGAGATCCAGGAACAGCAGGCTCCCTAA
- a CDS encoding energy-coupling factor transporter transmembrane component T has product MRDALNLRGNRALLTRANPLAKFVSVFLISLVLALSIDWVSASTALVAELALFPLAGLTFRLLWQRAWPLIIAAAIGGWSTAIVAADSGAVLLDVGLWSISEGSLELGLGFMLRGLAIALPAILLMTCTDPTDLADALAQKAKLPHRFVLGSLAAMRLVGLMAEEWQTIGMARRARGVGSQGSPFQRLKATLGQSFGLLVQAVRRASRLAVTMEARGFGGGQRTWARESTYSLLDAWVVLGGVVIAAGAVLTALGAGTWSFVWR; this is encoded by the coding sequence ATGAGGGATGCACTGAACCTCCGCGGGAATCGTGCCCTGCTGACCCGAGCCAACCCCTTGGCAAAGTTCGTGTCCGTTTTTCTGATTTCCCTGGTGCTGGCCCTGTCCATCGACTGGGTATCGGCGTCCACGGCGTTGGTTGCGGAGCTGGCGTTGTTTCCGTTGGCCGGGCTTACGTTCAGGCTTCTGTGGCAGCGCGCCTGGCCGCTGATCATCGCCGCTGCGATCGGCGGCTGGAGTACCGCGATTGTGGCGGCGGACAGCGGCGCTGTACTGCTCGACGTCGGACTCTGGTCCATCAGCGAAGGTTCCCTTGAGCTGGGGCTGGGTTTCATGCTGCGCGGTTTGGCGATCGCGTTACCGGCAATCCTGCTGATGACCTGCACGGATCCCACTGATTTGGCAGATGCGCTGGCCCAGAAGGCCAAGTTGCCGCACCGCTTTGTCCTGGGATCCTTGGCTGCCATGAGGTTGGTTGGGCTCATGGCAGAGGAGTGGCAGACCATCGGCATGGCCCGCCGTGCCCGCGGAGTCGGTTCCCAGGGCAGTCCGTTCCAACGGCTGAAAGCCACGCTGGGCCAGAGCTTTGGGCTCTTGGTCCAAGCCGTGAGGAGGGCTTCGCGGCTGGCAGTCACCATGGAAGCGCGCGGCTTCGGCGGCGGTCAACGGACCTGGGCGCGCGAATCCACCTATTCGCTTCTGGACGCCTGGGTGGTCCTTGGCGGTGTGGTCATCGCTGCGGGTGCAGTCCTGACGGCACTCGGCGCTGGAACGTGGAGCTTCGTCTGGCGTTAG
- a CDS encoding ABC transporter ATP-binding protein gives MPATQSGSKNSSPVRPAAISAEGWGWRHAGRSAPAIHGLDLRIEPGERVLLLGPSGAGKSTLLHALAGVLGDEEDDSDESGSLLIDGVAPREQRGRAGLMQQDPETQVVLSRVGDDVAFGAENLAVPREEIWARVHEALDDVGLRTAAGGGLALDHPTAALSGGQKQRLALAGILAMRPGLILLDEPTANLDPAGVLEVRDAVRRCLDKTGATLVVVEHRVSVWKDLVDRIVVLQPGALAAAGTGQATGGVLLDGPPDKVLSEARTLLMAAGVWVPGYVPATRQRRSQPHTAPLLLAAQDLAVSREKPRRKGFKTIPPVPVQTGITAQVRAGQALTITGANGAGKSTFALTLAGLLAPVDGTVSAAVELSKGAGIDPFKWKADQLISRIGTVFQEPEHQFVTGKVLDELMFGPRHLGHGEERVDELLERLRLTHLVDANPYTLSGGEKRRLSVATVLAAHPEVLVLDEPTFGQDANTWAELASFLSELLDAGTAVVSVTHDQEFSAVLGGTELRLGPVQHGEATHQEAGAA, from the coding sequence ATGCCCGCCACGCAGAGCGGCAGCAAGAACAGCAGCCCGGTGAGGCCTGCCGCCATCTCCGCCGAGGGCTGGGGTTGGCGGCATGCCGGCAGGTCCGCTCCCGCCATTCATGGGCTTGACCTCCGGATTGAACCGGGCGAGCGGGTGTTGCTGCTGGGGCCTTCAGGCGCCGGCAAGTCCACACTGCTGCACGCCCTCGCGGGGGTGCTGGGGGATGAGGAAGACGACTCGGACGAGTCAGGTTCCCTGCTGATCGACGGCGTTGCTCCGCGGGAACAGCGGGGCCGCGCCGGTCTCATGCAGCAAGACCCCGAGACGCAGGTGGTCCTGTCGCGGGTTGGTGACGACGTCGCTTTCGGTGCGGAGAACCTTGCCGTGCCGCGAGAGGAGATCTGGGCCCGCGTCCATGAAGCGCTCGACGACGTCGGGTTGCGTACCGCCGCGGGCGGCGGATTGGCATTGGACCACCCGACGGCGGCGCTCTCCGGGGGGCAGAAGCAGCGCCTTGCGCTGGCGGGGATTCTCGCGATGCGTCCCGGCTTGATCCTCTTGGACGAACCCACGGCCAACCTGGATCCGGCCGGAGTGCTGGAGGTTCGGGATGCTGTTCGGCGTTGCCTGGACAAGACCGGCGCAACGCTGGTGGTGGTGGAGCACCGTGTGTCGGTGTGGAAGGACTTGGTGGACAGGATCGTGGTCCTGCAGCCGGGTGCCCTGGCGGCGGCGGGAACGGGCCAGGCAACGGGCGGGGTCCTTTTGGACGGCCCGCCGGACAAGGTCCTGTCCGAGGCCCGCACCCTGTTGATGGCTGCCGGCGTTTGGGTGCCGGGGTACGTACCGGCCACCCGCCAACGACGCAGCCAACCCCACACCGCCCCACTGCTCCTCGCGGCCCAGGACCTCGCAGTTTCCCGGGAAAAGCCGCGGCGCAAGGGCTTCAAGACCATCCCGCCCGTCCCGGTTCAAACGGGAATCACCGCGCAGGTCAGGGCCGGCCAAGCACTGACCATCACTGGAGCCAACGGAGCTGGAAAGTCCACGTTCGCGCTCACGTTGGCCGGCCTTTTAGCGCCGGTGGACGGTACAGTGAGTGCCGCCGTCGAGCTTTCCAAAGGGGCCGGTATTGACCCGTTCAAGTGGAAAGCAGACCAGCTGATTTCACGGATCGGGACGGTGTTCCAGGAGCCGGAGCACCAGTTCGTCACAGGCAAGGTCCTGGACGAGCTCATGTTTGGGCCCAGGCATTTAGGCCACGGCGAAGAACGGGTGGACGAACTGTTGGAGCGGCTGCGGCTGACGCATTTGGTGGACGCCAACCCCTACACCCTTTCCGGCGGTGAGAAGCGGCGGCTCTCGGTGGCCACCGTGCTTGCCGCGCACCCCGAAGTCCTGGTGCTCGATGAACCTACGTTCGGCCAGGACGCCAACACGTGGGCGGAGTTGGCGTCGTTCCTTTCAGAGTTGCTGGACGCCGGAACGGCTGTGGTCTCCGTGACCCACGACCAGGAATTCAGCGCAGTGCTCGGCGGAACGGAGCTGCGGCTCGGCCCGGTACAGCACGGTGAAGCCACGCATCAGGAAGCTGGTGCAGCATGA
- a CDS encoding ECF transporter S component produces the protein MTTVNVKKTSYNWRVVDIVVAALIAIAGGVIFWAWSQGAALVSIPMNATYPPLTGLIAGGWMIPAVLGMLIIRKPGAALFCEAVAATGELIMGSQYGTTVLISGVLQGLGAELIFAAFRYKKFNLPTALLAGAGAGLFCGLNDSFLPWGWNIAYEAVDKLAYITFTTISGAIIAGALSWVATRGLAKTGVLSSFASRKAASEPVFS, from the coding sequence ATGACCACGGTAAACGTGAAGAAGACCAGTTATAACTGGCGTGTTGTAGACATCGTTGTGGCGGCATTGATCGCCATCGCAGGCGGCGTGATCTTCTGGGCCTGGTCCCAGGGCGCCGCGCTGGTATCCATCCCCATGAACGCGACGTATCCGCCGCTCACCGGCCTGATCGCCGGTGGCTGGATGATCCCCGCAGTCCTGGGAATGCTCATTATCCGCAAACCGGGCGCAGCGTTGTTCTGCGAAGCTGTCGCGGCCACCGGTGAGCTGATCATGGGTTCCCAATACGGCACCACCGTCCTGATTTCCGGTGTCCTGCAGGGTCTGGGCGCAGAGCTCATCTTCGCCGCTTTCCGGTACAAGAAGTTCAACCTGCCCACGGCCCTCCTCGCCGGTGCCGGTGCGGGCCTCTTCTGCGGCCTGAACGACTCCTTCCTCCCGTGGGGCTGGAACATCGCCTACGAGGCAGTGGACAAACTGGCGTACATCACTTTCACCACCATCTCGGGTGCCATCATCGCCGGCGCCCTGTCCTGGGTTGCCACCCGCGGCTTGGCTAAAACCGGCGTCCTGAGCTCCTTCGCATCGCGCAAGGCCGCGTCGGAGCCTGTCTTCAGCTGA
- a CDS encoding NUDIX domain-containing protein, with product MTDLPIQDHPAGEGTISEPRLAASVILLRDAPGGIEAFVQHRVSTMDFAAGMVVFPGGRVDAADESGWDYPADLLQRHAAAWRSSSIATGATSTQAETNAGTVLTAAIREVQEESGLSISAADLRPWANWITPTDMPKRFDTYFYVARPSPGAEPQHQTTEAWQSLWMPVDGILEAEAAGTLKLMPPTYYLLKEIAEFDSVDAAWSAEHPVVPVLAPVGSLAAFLKERESRR from the coding sequence ATGACGGACCTACCCATTCAGGATCACCCTGCCGGCGAGGGCACCATATCCGAGCCCCGGCTTGCTGCCAGTGTCATCCTGCTCCGTGATGCCCCGGGCGGGATAGAGGCGTTCGTCCAGCACCGGGTCAGCACCATGGACTTCGCCGCCGGAATGGTGGTCTTCCCGGGCGGCCGGGTGGATGCTGCGGACGAGTCAGGCTGGGACTACCCAGCGGACCTGCTTCAACGCCACGCTGCCGCCTGGCGTTCGAGTTCCATCGCCACCGGCGCCACCTCAACGCAGGCCGAAACCAACGCAGGGACGGTCCTCACCGCCGCAATCCGCGAAGTCCAGGAGGAGTCCGGGCTCAGCATCAGTGCCGCGGATCTCCGCCCTTGGGCCAACTGGATCACGCCTACGGACATGCCGAAGCGCTTTGACACCTACTTCTACGTTGCCAGGCCTTCCCCGGGAGCCGAGCCGCAGCATCAAACCACGGAGGCCTGGCAATCGTTGTGGATGCCAGTAGACGGAATCCTGGAAGCGGAAGCGGCCGGGACCCTGAAGCTGATGCCGCCCACCTATTACCTGCTCAAGGAAATCGCTGAGTTTGATTCCGTGGATGCTGCCTGGTCGGCAGAGCACCCCGTTGTTCCCGTGCTGGCCCCTGTTGGGTCCTTGGCAGCGTTCCTGAAAGAGCGCGAAAGCCGACGCTGA
- a CDS encoding DUF4235 domain-containing protein, with product MNLFFKLIGAGVSLGAGFVGTKLVNKGWEKATGNKPPLGNDDMETSLRSALTFALISAFVSTLIQVLASRGTQRAIARFAKSHDIV from the coding sequence ATGAACCTCTTCTTCAAGCTGATCGGTGCCGGAGTAAGCCTCGGAGCGGGCTTCGTAGGCACCAAACTCGTCAACAAAGGGTGGGAAAAGGCAACTGGCAACAAACCACCCCTGGGCAACGACGACATGGAAACGAGCTTGCGTTCAGCACTGACTTTTGCGCTGATCTCAGCCTTCGTCAGCACCTTGATTCAGGTGTTGGCCAGCCGTGGCACACAGCGTGCCATTGCACGTTTCGCCAAGTCACACGACATCGTCTAG
- the mnhG gene encoding monovalent cation/H(+) antiporter subunit G translates to MSPDATGVDVVIDAVTAVFLVVGALMSLGAAIGLLRFPDLMSRMHAATKPQVLGLFLMLAAIGLQMRTWWVWPVLLVAWIFQLLTAPVSAHMVGRSAYRTKHGHREMLTKDELEAVVQRAAAGQEPRNDR, encoded by the coding sequence ATGAGTCCTGATGCCACCGGCGTGGATGTCGTGATCGATGCTGTCACCGCAGTTTTCCTGGTGGTGGGAGCCTTGATGTCCTTGGGTGCCGCCATCGGTTTGCTGCGATTCCCGGATCTCATGAGCCGCATGCACGCAGCCACCAAGCCCCAAGTGCTGGGACTGTTCCTCATGCTTGCTGCTATTGGCCTGCAGATGCGAACGTGGTGGGTTTGGCCGGTTCTGCTGGTGGCATGGATTTTCCAGTTGTTGACGGCACCTGTGTCCGCCCATATGGTGGGTCGCTCCGCCTACCGCACCAAGCATGGCCACCGCGAGATGCTCACCAAGGACGAACTCGAGGCTGTTGTGCAACGGGCGGCTGCGGGGCAAGAACCCCGCAACGACCGCTAA